Proteins encoded together in one Micromonospora kangleipakensis window:
- a CDS encoding RNA polymerase sigma factor has protein sequence MTGELSEAVVAAQAGDEEAFRFLYRSLQPGLLRYLTALVGADAEDVASETWLQISRDLPSFTGGEFRAWSVTIARNRAMDHLRRQRRRPSLPVPVQALSELAGDADTAERAGETIGTEAALALIATLPPREAEAVLLRAVIGLDAETAGRVLGRRPGAVRTAAHRGLRRLAALLERGEPGQSSGGNGNPSPPRPRTGRGRHAPSAPHAEPADG, from the coding sequence ATGACCGGTGAGCTGAGCGAGGCGGTCGTCGCCGCGCAGGCGGGGGACGAGGAAGCGTTCCGGTTCCTCTACCGCAGCCTGCAACCCGGCCTGCTGCGCTATCTCACCGCGCTGGTCGGCGCGGACGCCGAGGACGTCGCCTCGGAGACCTGGCTGCAGATCTCCCGCGACCTGCCGAGCTTCACCGGCGGCGAGTTCCGGGCCTGGAGCGTGACGATCGCCCGTAACCGCGCCATGGACCACCTGCGCCGGCAGCGCCGCCGGCCGTCGCTGCCGGTGCCCGTGCAGGCGCTCAGCGAGCTGGCCGGAGACGCGGACACCGCCGAGCGGGCCGGCGAGACCATCGGCACCGAGGCGGCGCTCGCGCTGATCGCCACCCTGCCGCCCCGGGAGGCCGAGGCGGTGCTGCTCCGGGCGGTGATCGGGCTCGACGCGGAGACCGCCGGGCGGGTCCTCGGCCGGCGCCCGGGCGCCGTCCGCACCGCCGCCCACCGGGGGCTGCGCCGGCTCGCCGCCCTGCTCGAACGGGGCGAGCCGGGTCAGTCCTCGGGCGGGAACGGGAATCCGAGCCCGCCCCGCCCCCGTACCGGCCGGGGACGGCACGCGCCCAGCGCGCCGCACGCCGAACCGGCGGACGGATGA
- a CDS encoding TMEM165/GDT1 family protein, whose amino-acid sequence MDGFLVALVISFGVIFVAELGDKSQLMALTFATRFKPMPVLIGITVATAIVHLASVAIGYGLNAALPTGWISLIAGLAFLAFGAWTLRGDKLTEEEKRKAEKTGKSAIVAVGVAFFLAELGDKTMLATITLATKYGWFGTWLGSTLGMVAADALAILVGRLLGRHLPEKAIRYGAAVLFAICGLWLIFEAVAELS is encoded by the coding sequence ATGGACGGTTTCCTCGTCGCGCTCGTGATCAGCTTCGGCGTCATCTTCGTCGCCGAGCTGGGTGACAAGTCCCAGCTCATGGCCCTGACGTTCGCCACTCGGTTCAAGCCGATGCCCGTGCTGATCGGCATCACGGTCGCCACCGCGATCGTGCACCTCGCGTCGGTCGCGATCGGGTACGGCCTCAACGCCGCCCTGCCCACCGGCTGGATCTCGCTGATCGCGGGTCTGGCCTTCCTCGCCTTCGGCGCGTGGACCCTGCGGGGCGACAAGCTCACCGAGGAGGAGAAGCGCAAGGCCGAGAAGACCGGCAAGTCGGCGATCGTCGCCGTCGGTGTCGCGTTCTTCCTGGCCGAGCTGGGCGACAAGACCATGCTCGCGACCATCACCCTGGCCACCAAGTACGGCTGGTTCGGCACCTGGCTCGGCTCCACGCTCGGCATGGTGGCCGCCGACGCGCTGGCCATCCTGGTCGGCCGGCTCCTCGGCCGGCACCTGCCGGAGAAGGCCATCCGGTACGGCGCCGCGGTGCTCTTCGCCATCTGCGGCCTCTGGCTGATCTTCGAGGCGGTCGCCGAGCTCTCCTGA
- a CDS encoding serine/threonine-protein kinase, translating into MLSSEVVLSGRYRLDERVATGGMGDVWRATDQVLGRQIAVKVLLPALVSDPDFIARFRAEARIMASLRNPGIVQVFDSGTDDLPDGSRADYLVMEFVEGEPLSRRIETAGQLEVAETMSIVAQVAQSLHAAHARGIVHRDVKPSNLLVQENGSVVLVDFGVARSTNVTSITSTNAVPGTALYMAPEQAAGRPVSGATDIYALGAVAYCCLTGGPPFTGDNPLQVAVRHLDDAPPELSPDIPEPVRELVARALAKDPADRFATGAEMAAAARAAVSESPTAMVPVALRRPAGPTNTRDDLTAAAPLATVPPAGRRGRRGTLVGALAAVLLALAALGAALGAAKSVNNNPATTIPPASPGAAPSGGAGEDPVVNEVTPTNQNGRTYRPVGPGARPSVSPSATPSAVPSATADPAPSGSPSSSAPVDPPPTTASTPPDPPPTTESTPPNPPPTTESTPPNPPAEGATLS; encoded by the coding sequence GTGTTGTCATCGGAAGTCGTACTCAGCGGTCGGTACCGCCTGGACGAACGTGTCGCCACCGGCGGCATGGGCGACGTCTGGCGTGCCACGGACCAGGTGCTGGGCCGTCAGATCGCAGTGAAGGTCCTGCTTCCGGCGCTGGTGTCCGACCCCGACTTCATCGCCCGGTTCCGGGCCGAAGCCCGGATCATGGCCTCGCTGCGCAACCCCGGCATCGTGCAGGTCTTCGACTCCGGCACGGACGACCTGCCCGACGGCAGCCGCGCCGACTACCTGGTCATGGAGTTCGTCGAGGGCGAGCCGTTGTCCCGGCGGATCGAGACCGCCGGCCAGCTCGAGGTCGCCGAGACCATGTCGATCGTGGCGCAGGTGGCCCAGTCCCTGCACGCGGCGCACGCCCGCGGCATCGTGCACCGGGACGTCAAGCCGAGCAACCTGCTGGTGCAGGAGAACGGCAGCGTGGTGCTGGTCGACTTCGGCGTGGCCCGGTCGACCAACGTCACCAGCATCACCAGCACGAACGCGGTGCCCGGCACCGCCCTCTACATGGCTCCCGAGCAGGCCGCCGGCCGCCCGGTCTCCGGCGCCACCGACATCTACGCGTTGGGCGCGGTCGCGTACTGCTGCCTCACCGGCGGTCCGCCGTTCACCGGCGACAATCCGCTCCAGGTCGCCGTGCGCCATCTCGACGACGCGCCGCCGGAGCTGTCGCCCGACATCCCGGAGCCGGTCCGCGAGCTGGTCGCCCGGGCGCTGGCGAAGGACCCGGCCGACCGCTTCGCGACCGGCGCCGAGATGGCGGCCGCGGCCCGCGCCGCGGTCTCCGAGTCGCCCACCGCGATGGTGCCGGTCGCGCTGCGCCGGCCGGCCGGCCCGACCAACACCCGGGACGACCTGACGGCCGCGGCCCCGCTGGCCACGGTCCCCCCGGCGGGCCGCCGGGGCCGGCGTGGCACCCTGGTCGGCGCGCTCGCCGCCGTGCTGCTGGCGCTGGCCGCCCTCGGCGCGGCGCTCGGCGCGGCGAAGTCGGTCAACAACAACCCGGCCACCACCATCCCGCCCGCGTCGCCCGGGGCCGCGCCCAGTGGGGGCGCCGGCGAGGACCCCGTGGTCAACGAGGTCACGCCCACCAACCAGAACGGCCGGACCTACCGCCCGGTCGGCCCGGGCGCGCGGCCGTCCGTCTCGCCCTCGGCGACGCCGAGCGCGGTGCCGAGCGCGACCGCCGACCCGGCACCGTCGGGCAGCCCGTCGAGCTCCGCGCCCGTCGACCCGCCGCCGACCACGGCGAGCACCCCGCCCGACCCGCCGCCGACGACGGAGAGCACCCCGCCGAACCCGCCGCCGACGACGGAGAGCACTCCGCCGAACCCGCCGGCCGAGGGCGCCACCCTGAGCTGA
- a CDS encoding polysaccharide biosynthesis protein, producing MTDVLDMQITDLLGRAQRVADLAVERNGLAGRRVLVTGAGGSIGSELCRQVARCEPGELMMLDRDESALHALQMSLHGRALLDGPELILADIRDAEASPGSSPTGSRTSPSTPPP from the coding sequence ATGACCGACGTGCTGGACATGCAGATCACCGACCTGCTCGGCCGGGCGCAGCGGGTGGCCGACCTGGCCGTGGAACGCAACGGCCTGGCCGGTCGCCGGGTCCTCGTCACCGGGGCCGGTGGCTCCATCGGGTCGGAGCTGTGCCGGCAGGTCGCCCGCTGCGAGCCCGGCGAGCTGATGATGCTGGACCGCGACGAGTCGGCGCTGCACGCCCTGCAGATGTCGCTGCACGGCCGGGCGCTGCTGGACGGGCCGGAGCTGATCCTGGCCGACATCCGGGACGCGGAGGCATCGCCCGGGTCATCGCCGACCGGCAGCCGGACATCGCCTTCCACGCCGCCACCCTGA
- the egtA gene encoding ergothioneine biosynthesis glutamate--cysteine ligase EgtA: MVMSPELDRATVLRDTAGAVGHIARICFKTGPPRFTGVELEWTVHDAADPARPVDRERLRRALGRHSPVTIGGTSPAEPLPGGGSVTVEPGGQVEISTPPQSSIAALIAATETDIAALTAVLDAAGLVLGHTGIDPWRPPRLVVETPRYQAMRCVFDQRGPAGRTMMYSTAGLQVCLDAGEPERLAERWAAVHAMGPPLLAAFATADRHAGRRTGWASARMAAWLAIDPTRTRPVWSPARPDRDPVAAWTEYVLAAPLLCLRDDGPDWTPPTGVTFADWLAGALPRPPTTDDLEYHVSTLFPPVRPRGYLEVRYLDAQPGREWTLPLVVLAALLAEPGTTRAALTVAAPVADRWHAAARYGLADRPLATAAAALFDLALAALPGLDLPPGTHEETTRGIRRRRAAAERGYR; the protein is encoded by the coding sequence TTGGTGATGTCACCAGAGCTGGACCGGGCGACCGTCCTGCGGGACACGGCCGGGGCGGTCGGACACATCGCCAGGATCTGCTTCAAGACCGGCCCACCCAGGTTCACCGGCGTCGAATTGGAATGGACCGTGCACGACGCGGCGGACCCGGCCCGCCCCGTCGACCGTGAACGACTGCGCCGGGCGTTGGGGCGGCACAGCCCCGTCACCATCGGCGGGACGAGCCCCGCCGAGCCGCTCCCCGGTGGCGGCAGCGTGACCGTGGAGCCGGGCGGGCAGGTGGAGATCTCCACCCCGCCGCAATCGTCGATCGCCGCGCTGATCGCGGCCACCGAGACCGACATCGCCGCGCTGACCGCCGTGCTGGACGCCGCCGGCCTGGTCCTGGGCCACACCGGCATCGACCCCTGGCGGCCACCGCGCCTGGTCGTGGAAACCCCTCGCTACCAGGCCATGCGCTGCGTCTTCGACCAGCGTGGACCGGCCGGTCGGACCATGATGTACAGCACCGCCGGGCTGCAGGTCTGCCTGGACGCCGGCGAGCCGGAGCGGCTGGCCGAGCGGTGGGCGGCGGTGCACGCGATGGGGCCGCCGTTGCTGGCCGCCTTCGCCACCGCGGACCGGCACGCGGGCCGGCGTACCGGCTGGGCCTCGGCCCGGATGGCCGCCTGGCTGGCCATCGACCCGACCCGGACCCGGCCGGTCTGGTCCCCGGCCCGGCCCGACCGGGACCCGGTCGCGGCCTGGACCGAGTACGTCCTCGCCGCGCCGCTGCTCTGCCTGCGCGACGACGGTCCGGACTGGACCCCGCCGACCGGGGTCACCTTCGCCGACTGGCTCGCCGGGGCGCTGCCCCGGCCACCCACCACCGACGACCTGGAATACCACGTCAGCACGCTCTTCCCCCCGGTACGCCCGCGCGGCTACCTGGAGGTCCGCTACCTGGACGCCCAGCCCGGTCGGGAGTGGACGCTGCCGCTCGTGGTGCTGGCCGCCCTGCTCGCCGAGCCGGGCACCACCCGGGCCGCGCTCACCGTCGCCGCCCCGGTGGCGGACCGCTGGCACGCCGCCGCCCGGTACGGCCTCGCCGACCGGCCGCTCGCCACGGCGGCGGCGGCCCTGTTCGACCTGGCCCTGGCGGCCCTGCCGGGGCTGGACCTGCCGCCGGGGACGCACGAGGAGACGACCCGAGGAATCCGGCGGCGCCGCGCCGCCGCGGAGAGGGGGTACCGGTGA
- a CDS encoding polysaccharide biosynthesis protein has translation MLGYCKRLTAHYAEQLGAAYLSVRFGNVLGSRGSVLTAFQAQIEAGGPITVAHPDVTRYFMTVQEAVHLVLQAATIGRGGEALVLDMGEPVRIADVARRLAAEASVPAEIVFTGLRAGEKLHEHLFGADGTDSRPLHPLISHVRVPSLAPDEVRGLDPYADPDELIKRLAVLCTETGAALSVPGPR, from the coding sequence GTGCTCGGCTACTGCAAGCGGCTCACCGCCCACTACGCCGAGCAGCTCGGCGCGGCGTACCTCAGCGTCCGGTTCGGCAACGTGCTCGGCAGCCGGGGCTCGGTGCTGACCGCGTTCCAGGCGCAGATCGAGGCCGGGGGGCCGATCACGGTCGCCCACCCGGACGTCACCCGGTACTTCATGACCGTGCAGGAGGCGGTGCACCTGGTCCTCCAGGCGGCCACCATCGGCCGGGGCGGGGAGGCGCTGGTCCTCGACATGGGCGAGCCGGTCCGCATCGCCGACGTGGCCCGCCGGCTCGCCGCCGAGGCGTCCGTCCCCGCCGAGATCGTCTTCACCGGGCTGCGGGCGGGCGAGAAGCTGCACGAGCACCTGTTCGGCGCCGACGGGACGGACAGCCGGCCGCTGCACCCGCTCATCTCGCATGTCCGGGTGCCGTCGCTCGCCCCCGACGAGGTGCGCGGGCTGGACCCGTACGCCGACCCGGACGAGCTGATCAAGCGGTTGGCGGTGCTCTGCACGGAGACCGGGGCGGCACTGAGCGTGCCCGGCCCGCGCTGA
- the egtD gene encoding L-histidine N(alpha)-methyltransferase, which translates to MSAEPLEIYLEEQDLDRGLREDVRFGLTAEPKWLPPKWFYDARGSELFEEITRLPEYYPTRAERAVLAKRAGEIAELTGAKTLIELGSGSSEKTRLLLDAFTRRGGLGTFVPLDVSISALRQSTEEIAADYPGLRVRGIVGDFTRQLDRLPTGGRRLVVFLGGTIGNLLPVERAEFLTAMRAALEAGDWLLIGTDLVKDPAVIVPAYDDAAGVTAEFNRNVLRVINRELGADFEPEAFTHVAAWVPEREWIEMRLRAERPMRVRVLDLDVEFAAGEELRTEVSAKFRPEGIAADLTAAGFTPEAFWTDPDGLFGVTLARAD; encoded by the coding sequence ATGAGCGCGGAGCCACTGGAGATCTACCTGGAGGAGCAGGACCTCGACCGCGGCCTGCGGGAGGACGTCCGGTTCGGGTTGACCGCCGAGCCGAAGTGGCTGCCACCGAAGTGGTTCTACGACGCCCGGGGCAGCGAACTCTTCGAGGAGATCACCCGGCTGCCGGAGTATTACCCGACCCGGGCCGAGCGGGCCGTGCTGGCCAAGCGGGCCGGCGAGATCGCCGAGCTGACCGGCGCGAAGACGCTGATCGAGCTGGGGTCCGGCTCGTCGGAGAAGACCCGGCTGCTGCTGGACGCCTTCACCCGCCGCGGTGGGCTGGGCACCTTCGTGCCGCTGGACGTCTCGATCAGCGCCCTGCGGCAGTCCACCGAGGAGATCGCCGCCGACTATCCGGGGCTGCGGGTACGCGGGATCGTCGGCGACTTCACCCGGCAGTTGGACCGGCTGCCCACCGGCGGCCGGCGGCTGGTGGTCTTCCTCGGCGGGACGATCGGCAACCTGCTGCCGGTCGAGCGGGCAGAGTTCCTGACCGCGATGCGCGCCGCGCTGGAGGCCGGCGACTGGCTGCTGATCGGCACCGACCTGGTCAAGGACCCGGCGGTGATCGTGCCGGCGTACGACGACGCGGCCGGCGTGACCGCCGAGTTCAACCGCAACGTGCTGCGGGTGATCAATCGGGAGCTGGGGGCGGACTTCGAGCCGGAGGCCTTCACCCACGTGGCAGCCTGGGTGCCGGAGCGGGAGTGGATCGAGATGCGCCTGCGCGCCGAGCGCCCGATGCGGGTGCGGGTGCTCGACCTGGACGTCGAGTTCGCCGCCGGGGAGGAGCTGCGGACCGAGGTCTCGGCGAAGTTCCGGCCCGAGGGGATCGCGGCCGATCTGACCGCCGCCGGGTTCACCCCGGAGGCCTTCTGGACCGACCCGGACGGCCTCTTCGGCGTCACGCTCGCCCGGGCCGACTGA
- a CDS encoding RNA-guided endonuclease InsQ/TnpB family protein yields the protein MHRTARVALRVTPGQRRRCFGLLRSAGDVWTCVLEVNAWRRRRRDVPLSGYQELCREMAASGPGTFAELDTTGARSVLRRFSDAWFAAAKRRKGGDLSARFPRRRRGLVPVRWYHGTFTLDGRRVRIPTAKGGAPLWVRLAREVPYPAEQVRSITLLCEGGRLFLDVTAEVPVAVYPPDEQPDPARVAGVDLGIIHPYAVAGPDGEGLLVSGRAIRAEHRMHLADTKARRRAVAPRAPKPGQKGSRRWRQYRRRARLVEGRHRRRVRQAQHEAAHSVVSWAVRQRVGVLHVGDPRGVLDLPAGRRHNLRLRQWQIGRLLQVLTDKATLAGITVRLVDERGTSSTCPACRRRVPKPRGRTLSCPHCAFSGHRDLVAAASIATRIPGGGPTTPTAVVLPQVVTHRRAGRHLPGAGRSRRDPRRPPGPARGSVGPRRPAPPPGGESLAPKARIHNVHRKPGAR from the coding sequence ATGCATCGCACCGCACGCGTCGCGTTGCGGGTGACGCCCGGGCAGCGGCGCCGGTGCTTCGGGCTGCTGCGCTCCGCCGGTGACGTGTGGACGTGCGTGCTGGAGGTCAACGCGTGGCGGCGCCGCCGCCGGGACGTACCCCTGTCCGGCTATCAGGAGTTGTGCCGGGAGATGGCGGCGTCCGGGCCGGGCACGTTCGCGGAGCTGGACACCACGGGTGCCCGGTCGGTGTTGCGCCGGTTCTCCGATGCGTGGTTCGCGGCGGCGAAACGTCGCAAGGGCGGTGACCTGTCGGCGCGGTTCCCGCGTCGGCGGCGGGGGCTGGTGCCGGTGCGCTGGTATCACGGCACGTTCACCCTCGACGGACGCCGGGTGCGGATACCCACCGCCAAAGGTGGGGCGCCGTTGTGGGTGCGCCTGGCGCGGGAGGTGCCGTATCCGGCCGAACAAGTCCGGTCGATCACGCTGCTGTGTGAAGGTGGGCGCCTGTTCCTCGATGTCACCGCCGAGGTGCCGGTGGCGGTCTACCCGCCCGATGAACAACCGGACCCAGCCAGGGTCGCCGGGGTGGACCTGGGAATCATCCACCCCTACGCGGTGGCCGGCCCCGACGGCGAGGGGTTGCTGGTGTCCGGGCGGGCGATCCGCGCCGAGCACCGCATGCACCTGGCCGACACCAAGGCCCGCCGTCGCGCCGTTGCCCCCAGGGCGCCGAAACCTGGTCAGAAGGGATCCCGGCGGTGGCGGCAGTACCGGCGCCGGGCACGGCTGGTGGAGGGCCGGCACCGGCGCAGGGTCCGTCAGGCCCAGCACGAAGCCGCCCACAGCGTCGTCTCGTGGGCGGTGCGGCAGCGGGTCGGTGTCCTGCACGTCGGCGACCCCCGCGGAGTGCTGGACCTGCCGGCGGGGCGGCGGCACAACCTGCGGCTACGGCAGTGGCAGATCGGCCGGCTCCTCCAAGTCCTCACCGACAAGGCCACTCTCGCCGGTATCACCGTCCGACTGGTCGACGAACGCGGCACCTCCTCCACCTGCCCCGCCTGCCGCAGGCGGGTACCCAAACCCCGCGGCAGGACCTTGTCCTGCCCGCACTGCGCATTCTCCGGCCACCGCGACCTCGTCGCGGCCGCCAGCATCGCCACCCGTATTCCGGGCGGCGGACCCACCACCCCGACAGCGGTCGTGCTGCCGCAGGTGGTCACGCACCGTCGAGCCGGCCGACACCTGCCCGGTGCCGGCCGGTCCCGACGTGACCCCCGCCGCCCACCCGGGCCGGCGCGAGGATCAGTTGGCCCGCGGAGGCCCGCCCCACCACCCGGTGGGGAGTCGCTCGCCCCCAAGGCGAGGATCCACAACGTCCACCGGAAACCCGGTGCGCGTTAG
- the egtB gene encoding ergothioneine biosynthesis protein EgtB, translating to MTTTERPGTEAERLRSRIAVELERTRARTALLTEAVDDDDLMRQHSPLMSPLVWDLAHVGNQEELWLVRDVGGRPPVRQDIDDLYDAFKQPRKDRPSLPLLPPTEARAYVGTVRDKVYDLLDGIRFTDRGLVADGFAFGMIVQHEQQHDETMLATHQLRSGPPVLDAPPPPERRARVAGEVLVPAGPFTMGTSTDPWALDNERPAHTVELPAYVIDAAPVTNGRYREFIADGGYDEPRWWSEAGWRHRTEAGLTAPMHWRRDGDGWAYRRFGRWSPVRDDEPVVHVCFFEAEAYAAWAGRRLPTEAEWEKAARWDPATGRSRRYPWGDEDPTTEHANLGQRHLWPAPVGAYPAGASPLGVHQLIGDVWEWTSTTFRGHPGFAAFPYREYSEVFFGDDYRVLRGGSFGTDQAACRGTFRNWDYPIRRQIFSGFRCARDAAERSGAAV from the coding sequence GTGACGACGACCGAGCGGCCGGGCACGGAGGCGGAGCGGCTGCGCAGCCGGATCGCGGTGGAGCTGGAGCGGACCCGGGCCCGCACGGCCCTGCTCACCGAGGCGGTGGACGACGACGACCTGATGCGGCAGCACTCGCCTCTGATGTCCCCGCTGGTCTGGGACCTGGCCCATGTCGGCAACCAGGAGGAGCTCTGGCTGGTCCGCGACGTCGGCGGCCGCCCACCCGTCCGCCAGGACATCGACGACCTGTACGACGCCTTCAAACAGCCCCGCAAGGACCGGCCGTCGCTGCCGCTGCTGCCGCCGACCGAGGCGCGAGCGTACGTGGGCACCGTCCGGGACAAGGTCTACGACCTGCTCGACGGCATCCGCTTCACCGACCGGGGACTGGTGGCCGACGGGTTCGCGTTCGGGATGATCGTGCAGCATGAGCAGCAGCACGACGAGACCATGCTCGCCACCCACCAGCTGCGCTCGGGGCCGCCGGTGCTGGACGCGCCGCCGCCGCCGGAGCGGCGGGCCCGGGTGGCCGGCGAGGTGCTGGTGCCGGCCGGCCCGTTCACCATGGGCACCTCCACCGACCCGTGGGCGCTGGACAACGAGCGCCCCGCGCACACCGTCGAGCTGCCCGCGTACGTCATCGACGCCGCGCCGGTCACCAACGGCCGATACCGCGAGTTCATCGCCGACGGCGGGTACGACGAGCCGCGCTGGTGGAGCGAGGCGGGCTGGCGGCACCGCACCGAGGCGGGGCTGACCGCGCCGATGCACTGGCGGCGCGACGGCGACGGCTGGGCGTACCGGCGGTTCGGCCGGTGGTCGCCGGTCCGTGACGACGAGCCGGTGGTGCACGTCTGCTTCTTCGAGGCGGAGGCGTACGCGGCCTGGGCCGGCCGGCGGCTGCCCACCGAGGCCGAGTGGGAGAAGGCGGCCCGCTGGGACCCGGCCACCGGTCGCTCCCGCCGCTACCCGTGGGGCGACGAGGACCCCACGACCGAGCACGCCAACCTGGGGCAGCGGCACCTGTGGCCCGCGCCGGTGGGCGCGTACCCGGCGGGGGCGTCGCCGCTCGGCGTGCACCAGCTGATCGGCGACGTCTGGGAGTGGACCTCGACGACCTTCCGCGGACATCCGGGCTTCGCCGCGTTCCCGTACCGCGAGTACTCGGAGGTCTTCTTCGGCGACGACTACCGGGTGCTGCGGGGCGGTTCGTTCGGCACCGACCAGGCGGCCTGCCGGGGCACCTTCCGCAACTGGGACTACCCGATCCGGCGACAGATCTTCAGCGGGTTCCGCTGCGCCCGCGACGCTGCGGAGCGGAGCGGAGCGGCAGTGTGA
- a CDS encoding DUF1622 domain-containing protein: MRWSEVLRHGDQILVAVVEVAGAVIIFVGALWAALRFVVVGLRHRDAALFTPIRLSLGRFLTLGLEFQLAGDILRTAVSPTFTEIGQVAAIATIRTALNFFLRREIAQEQRQVGQAGGGPPP, translated from the coding sequence ATGCGGTGGTCGGAGGTCCTGCGCCACGGCGACCAGATCCTGGTCGCCGTGGTGGAGGTCGCCGGCGCGGTGATCATCTTCGTCGGAGCGCTCTGGGCGGCGCTGCGGTTCGTGGTCGTGGGACTCCGGCACCGCGACGCCGCCCTCTTCACCCCGATCCGGCTCTCCCTGGGCCGGTTCCTCACCCTCGGGCTGGAGTTCCAGCTCGCGGGGGACATCCTGCGTACCGCGGTGTCGCCGACCTTCACCGAGATCGGGCAGGTCGCGGCGATCGCCACCATCCGGACCGCGCTGAACTTCTTCCTCCGCCGGGAGATCGCCCAGGAGCAGCGGCAGGTGGGCCAGGCGGGCGGCGGGCCGCCGCCGTGA
- the egtC gene encoding ergothioneine biosynthesis protein EgtC, which produces MCRHLAYLGPPVSLRTLLYDPPYSLLRQSWAPRDMRGGGTINADGFGVGWYPGEGDPVRYRRAQPLWGDTTLPELAAVTVTGAVLAAVRSATVGMPVQESAAAPFAEARWLFSHNGVVRGWPDAMVPLAAELPVRDLLTLDAPTDAALLWALVRHRLRAGEEPAAAVAATVAAVATAAPGSRLNLLLTDGRTVVASAAGHALSVRTAGDSVLLASEPLDDDPDWRPVPDGQLVVATRAGVRTRALAGG; this is translated from the coding sequence ATGTGTCGTCACCTCGCGTACCTGGGACCGCCGGTCAGCCTGCGGACCCTGCTGTACGACCCGCCGTACTCGCTGCTGCGGCAGTCCTGGGCGCCGCGGGACATGCGCGGCGGCGGCACGATCAACGCCGACGGCTTCGGCGTCGGCTGGTATCCGGGTGAGGGCGACCCGGTCCGCTACCGGCGGGCCCAGCCGCTCTGGGGCGACACCACCCTGCCGGAGCTGGCCGCCGTCACCGTCACCGGCGCGGTGCTCGCCGCCGTCCGCTCGGCCACCGTCGGCATGCCGGTGCAGGAGAGCGCCGCCGCGCCCTTCGCCGAGGCGCGCTGGCTGTTCAGCCACAACGGGGTGGTCCGGGGCTGGCCGGACGCGATGGTCCCGCTCGCCGCCGAGCTGCCGGTACGCGACCTGCTCACGCTGGACGCGCCGACCGACGCCGCGCTGCTGTGGGCGCTGGTCCGGCACCGGCTGCGGGCCGGGGAGGAGCCGGCCGCGGCGGTGGCCGCCACCGTGGCGGCGGTCGCGACGGCCGCCCCCGGCTCCCGGCTGAACCTGTTGCTGACCGATGGCCGGACGGTGGTGGCCAGCGCCGCCGGCCACGCGCTGTCGGTCCGGACCGCCGGGGACTCGGTGCTGCTGGCCTCCGAGCCCCTCGACGACGACCCCGACTGGCGGCCGGTGCCGGACGGGCAGCTGGTGGTGGCCACCCGGGCCGGGGTGCGGACCCGCGCCCTGGCGGGCGGGTGA